A region of Pyxidicoccus parkwaysis DNA encodes the following proteins:
- a CDS encoding esterase/lipase family protein, translated as MTSAVVRAPAPLLAPVEQRAPVLLVHGIDDDASAFDAMRARLEREGWVHLQAISLRPNDGSEGIPVLARQVAHEAEALRARTGARRVDVVGFSMGALVSRYWLQVQGGRLVVRRYISISGPHAGTRLAWLRRGRGVRQMRPGSPLLRYLQSERRPWGEVEAHSFWTPWDLTIFPASSSRLRGACERTFPVLLHPWMIRDARVIDAVVDVLGSPAVAR; from the coding sequence GTGACGTCCGCGGTGGTCCGGGCCCCAGCCCCACTGCTCGCGCCCGTGGAACAGCGGGCGCCGGTGCTGCTCGTCCACGGCATCGACGACGACGCGAGCGCCTTCGACGCCATGCGCGCCCGGCTCGAGCGCGAGGGCTGGGTGCATCTCCAGGCCATCTCCCTGCGGCCCAATGACGGCTCGGAGGGAATCCCCGTGCTGGCCCGGCAGGTGGCGCACGAGGCCGAGGCGCTGCGCGCGCGCACGGGCGCCCGGCGCGTGGACGTGGTGGGCTTCAGCATGGGGGCGCTCGTCTCGCGCTACTGGCTGCAGGTGCAGGGCGGACGGCTGGTGGTGCGCCGCTACATCTCCATCTCCGGGCCGCACGCGGGCACGCGCCTGGCGTGGCTGCGCCGGGGCCGGGGCGTGCGGCAGATGCGGCCCGGGAGCCCGCTCCTGCGCTACCTCCAGAGCGAGCGCCGTCCCTGGGGCGAGGTGGAGGCGCACAGCTTCTGGACGCCGTGGGACTTGACCATCTTCCCCGCCTCCAGCTCGCGCCTGCGCGGCGCCTGTGAGCGCACGTTCCCCGTGCTGCTGCACCCGTGGATGATTCGGGATGCGCGCGTCATCGACGCGGTGGTGGACGTGCTCGGCTCCCCCGCCGTGGCCCGCTGA